In Flammeovirgaceae bacterium 311, one DNA window encodes the following:
- a CDS encoding acyl carrier protein (COG0236 Acyl carrier protein), protein MSELTEQLKKDIIEQLNLEDLQPQDISDSEPLFGGAVGLDSIDALELIVLLEKNYGVRIDNPEEGRKVFQSVNSMASYIEQNRK, encoded by the coding sequence ATGAGTGAGTTAACCGAACAACTAAAGAAAGATATCATAGAACAGCTGAATCTGGAAGATCTGCAGCCGCAGGATATTAGCGACAGTGAACCCCTGTTTGGAGGTGCTGTAGGCCTTGATTCTATCGATGCCCTGGAGCTGATTGTACTGCTGGAAAAAAATTATGGTGTCAGGATAGACAATCCTGAAGAAGGCCGGAAAGTTTTTCAGTCTGTTAACAGCATGGCCAGC
- a CDS encoding 3-oxoacyl-ACP synthase (COG0304 3-oxoacyl-(acyl-carrier-protein) synthase): protein MKIYSVADNIISPLGSDTHQNFRALLRGESAIQKIKAGPLFPEPLYAAWTGDLLQEPFEAEAAHCYTRLEKGFIRSIQAVLDTVPGIRKERLALVISSTKGNIDLLGVEQPGAIGAERLELPAMAGSIGRFFGLANAPVVVSNACISGVSAILVAKKLICMGRYDHVLVSGGDLLDKFILSGFQCLKALSEEPCKPYDADRRGINLGEAVGTMLISKDPLLNTNKSSLALIAGGGQSNDANHISGPSRTGKGLKIAVNGAIKSAGLPVSELGYINAHGTATLFNDEMEAVAFNDLGLEALPLNSLKGYFGHTLGAAGVVESIMTIWQLNHQQLVKSLGYAVSGVSRDLNVLQENQQPAQLQYVLKTGSGFGGCNAAVIYGKAWI from the coding sequence TTGAAAATTTATTCTGTTGCCGATAACATCATCAGCCCCCTTGGATCTGATACCCATCAGAACTTTAGGGCTTTGCTGCGTGGTGAAAGCGCTATACAGAAAATAAAAGCAGGACCCCTTTTTCCGGAGCCCCTTTATGCTGCCTGGACCGGAGATCTGCTCCAGGAACCATTCGAGGCAGAGGCTGCCCACTGCTATACCCGCCTGGAAAAAGGCTTTATCCGTTCCATTCAGGCAGTGCTGGATACAGTGCCGGGCATCAGGAAAGAAAGGCTGGCATTAGTGATCTCCAGCACCAAAGGAAACATTGACCTGCTGGGAGTGGAGCAGCCTGGAGCTATTGGTGCCGAACGTTTGGAACTACCTGCCATGGCCGGGTCCATTGGCCGGTTTTTTGGCTTAGCCAATGCGCCGGTGGTGGTATCCAATGCCTGTATCTCGGGCGTATCGGCCATTCTTGTAGCAAAAAAGCTGATCTGCATGGGGCGCTACGACCATGTGCTGGTGTCTGGAGGCGATCTGCTCGATAAATTTATCCTCTCGGGCTTCCAGTGCCTGAAAGCCCTCAGCGAAGAACCCTGCAAGCCCTACGATGCCGACCGCAGGGGAATAAACCTGGGCGAAGCAGTAGGTACCATGCTCATCAGCAAGGATCCGCTGCTCAACACCAACAAAAGTTCACTGGCGCTGATTGCAGGAGGGGGGCAGTCTAATGATGCAAACCATATATCCGGCCCCTCCCGTACCGGAAAAGGTCTTAAAATAGCGGTGAACGGAGCTATAAAAAGCGCAGGTCTGCCCGTCAGCGAGCTGGGCTACATCAATGCACATGGTACGGCCACCCTTTTTAATGATGAGATGGAAGCCGTTGCCTTTAATGATCTTGGGTTAGAGGCGCTGCCGCTCAACAGCCTCAAGGGCTACTTTGGGCATACCCTGGGAGCCGCCGGTGTGGTAGAATCCATCATGACCATCTGGCAGCTGAATCATCAGCAGCTGGTGAAATCCTTAGGGTATGCAGTGTCTGGCGTAAGCAGGGATCTAAATGTGCTGCAGGAAAACCAGCAGCCGGCACAGTTGCAGTATGTTCTGAAAACTGGATCGGGTTTTGGGGGCTGCAATGCCGCCGTAATCTATGGCAAAGCATGGATTTAA
- a CDS encoding thioesterase superfamily protein (COG0824 Predicted thioesterase) produces the protein MLKNIKETEVRFSEVDSMGIVWHGHYIKYFEDGREAFGREHSLGYMDVYEKGFFIPIVNINCSYKKPIEYNGPLTIETSFVDTPAAKIVFEYKLYNKESGDVYATGSSEQVFLTKERELHLTVPEFFVQWKKERGLLPA, from the coding sequence ATGCTGAAAAACATAAAAGAAACAGAAGTCCGCTTCAGCGAAGTAGACAGCATGGGCATAGTCTGGCACGGCCACTACATCAAGTACTTTGAAGACGGACGTGAGGCCTTTGGCCGTGAGCATAGCCTGGGGTATATGGATGTGTATGAAAAGGGTTTTTTCATTCCCATCGTAAACATTAACTGCAGCTATAAAAAGCCGATTGAGTATAACGGTCCGCTGACGATCGAAACCAGCTTTGTAGATACGCCAGCTGCTAAAATTGTATTTGAATACAAGCTCTACAATAAGGAGAGTGGCGATGTGTACGCCACCGGAAGCTCTGAGCAGGTGTTCCTTACAAAGGAGCGCGAGCTGCACTTAACAGTGCCCGAGTTTTTTGTTCAGTGGAAAAAAGAAAGAGGGCTGCTGCCCGCCTAG
- a CDS encoding (3R)-hydroxymyristoyl-ACP dehydratase (COG0764 3-hydroxymyristoyl/3-hydroxydecanoyl-(acyl carrier protein) dehydratases): MKLVPIHKGEELFRYIPQRPPFVLVDVLYEKGALHVVSGFTINKDNPLLERGLLTEGGLVENIAQTAALFAGVRFADQGLAVPIGYIAGIKDLEIKQLPAAGTSIYTRTTLTHDLVNIQVVEGEVFDEQDQLIARCELRIFIKGDE, translated from the coding sequence ATGAAGTTAGTACCCATTCATAAAGGTGAGGAGCTTTTCAGGTACATTCCGCAGCGTCCGCCCTTTGTACTGGTAGATGTGCTCTATGAAAAAGGAGCGCTGCATGTGGTAAGCGGTTTTACCATTAACAAAGACAACCCCCTGCTGGAGCGCGGTTTGCTCACTGAGGGTGGCCTGGTGGAAAACATTGCCCAGACTGCAGCACTCTTTGCCGGCGTGAGATTTGCAGACCAGGGGCTGGCGGTACCAATAGGTTATATTGCAGGCATAAAAGACCTGGAGATTAAACAGCTGCCGGCGGCAGGTACAAGCATTTATACCAGAACCACCCTTACCCACGACCTTGTAAACATACAGGTGGTAGAAGGCGAAGTTTTTGATGAACAAGATCAGCTCATTGCCCGTTGCGAGTTGAGAATCTTTATAAAAGGCGACGAGTAA
- a CDS encoding lipid A biosynthesis acyltransferase (COG4261 Predicted acyltransferase): MSSWKGKTRGGLLGYKIFIFVLRRLGLRAAYALLRVVAAYFVVFAPTASKSMWVYFRDILGYPTTKALAALYQNYYVFGQTLLDKVALMAGLKTPFTYTFEGEEHLRNFRENNTGGILISAHLGNWEVAGFLLKRLDMNINIVMFEAEHEKIKEYLGQVMQNRNINIIPVKQDLSHIFLINKAIRNKEVICMHGDRFVEGGRVASVEFMGRKANFPLGPFTLAAKLGVPYTFVYAVKSSETHYHLSATPQQQSNGRPYEILEAYTASLECKVRQYPLQWFNYYRFWSEDLKGGTYEQQQHEVSTHS; this comes from the coding sequence ATGTCTTCCTGGAAAGGTAAGACCCGGGGCGGATTACTGGGGTATAAGATATTCATCTTCGTATTGCGGAGATTAGGATTAAGAGCAGCCTACGCACTCCTGAGAGTAGTGGCTGCTTATTTCGTTGTGTTCGCACCTACAGCCAGCAAAAGCATGTGGGTTTATTTCAGAGATATCCTTGGGTACCCTACAACCAAAGCGCTGGCTGCCCTGTATCAGAACTACTACGTTTTTGGACAGACGCTGCTGGACAAAGTGGCATTGATGGCAGGCTTAAAAACCCCTTTTACCTATACCTTTGAGGGAGAGGAGCATCTGCGTAATTTCAGAGAAAATAATACAGGAGGTATTCTGATCAGTGCTCACCTGGGTAACTGGGAGGTGGCCGGTTTTCTGCTAAAACGCCTGGACATGAATATTAACATAGTGATGTTTGAGGCAGAGCACGAAAAGATAAAAGAGTACCTGGGGCAGGTAATGCAGAACAGGAACATCAACATCATTCCGGTTAAACAAGATCTCTCGCACATTTTCCTGATCAACAAGGCCATACGCAACAAAGAAGTTATTTGTATGCATGGCGATCGTTTTGTGGAGGGAGGCAGGGTGGCTTCGGTGGAGTTTATGGGCAGAAAGGCAAATTTTCCGCTTGGTCCGTTTACCCTTGCCGCTAAATTAGGAGTACCTTATACCTTTGTGTATGCGGTTAAGAGTAGTGAGACTCATTACCACCTCTCGGCCACACCCCAGCAGCAATCCAATGGCAGGCCTTATGAAATTCTGGAGGCCTATACAGCCTCGCTGGAGTGTAAGGTACGGCAGTATCCGCTGCAATGGTTCAATTATTACAGATTCTGGAGCGAAGACCTGAAAGGTGGGACATATGAACAACAACAGCATGAAGTTAGTACCCATTCATAA
- a CDS encoding phosphopantetheine-binding protein (COG0236 Acyl carrier protein) has product MTREEIIDKVNGFLVEEFEVDAEAIRPEANLKETLKLDSLDYVDLVVEIESNFGFKVKPEDFQTIHTFQDFYEYIIAKVKGPVESK; this is encoded by the coding sequence ATGACCAGGGAAGAGATTATTGATAAAGTCAATGGGTTTTTGGTAGAGGAGTTTGAAGTGGATGCCGAGGCAATCAGGCCAGAGGCAAACCTGAAGGAAACCCTAAAGCTGGATAGTCTGGACTATGTGGATCTGGTGGTGGAGATCGAAAGTAATTTTGGCTTTAAAGTAAAGCCGGAAGATTTTCAAACCATCCATACTTTTCAGGATTTCTACGAATACATTATTGCGAAGGTAAAAGGACCGGTAGAGTCAAAATAA
- a CDS encoding beta-ketoacyl synthase (COG0304 3-oxoacyl-(acyl-carrier-protein) synthase): MKRVVITGIGIYSCIGRNLEEVRDSLYGGKSGIGLDPVRKEWGFRSSLTGIVPRPDLKELLTRRQRIGLSEQGEYAYKATLEALKGAGLDEDFLANEEVGIIYGNDSSAKPSIEAFEQLRIKKDTTLIGSGSIFQSMNSTVTMNLSTIFKLKGINFTVSAACASGSHAIGLGYMMIRSGMQDLIICGGAQEINYHSMGSFDGLSTFSTREAEPEKASRPFDKSRDGLIPSGGGATVIIESYESAKRRGATILGEIIAYGFSSNGDHISAPNVAGPTKSLEMALKQADLRASDVQYINAHATSTIAGDVSEGKAILNVFGDSRPLISSTKSMTGHEMWMAGASEIVYSMLMMQNGFVAPNINLENPEEELLGLNFAHNVVEKNINVFLSNSFGFGGTNSSLIVRKV, encoded by the coding sequence ATGAAAAGGGTAGTAATTACAGGTATTGGCATTTATTCCTGCATTGGCAGAAATCTTGAGGAGGTACGTGATTCGCTCTATGGCGGAAAATCCGGCATTGGACTGGACCCTGTCAGAAAAGAGTGGGGATTCCGGTCTTCATTGACCGGTATAGTGCCCAGGCCAGACCTGAAGGAACTGCTTACCCGCCGGCAGCGCATAGGTCTTTCGGAGCAGGGGGAGTATGCCTATAAGGCCACCCTGGAGGCCCTGAAGGGAGCCGGCCTGGACGAGGATTTTCTGGCAAACGAAGAAGTAGGCATCATTTACGGCAACGACAGTTCTGCCAAGCCCTCCATCGAAGCCTTTGAGCAGTTACGCATTAAAAAAGATACTACCCTGATTGGCAGCGGCTCCATTTTCCAGTCCATGAACTCCACCGTTACCATGAATTTATCCACCATCTTCAAACTAAAGGGGATAAACTTTACGGTTAGTGCTGCCTGCGCCAGCGGCTCGCATGCCATTGGCCTGGGCTATATGATGATCAGAAGTGGTATGCAGGACCTGATCATTTGCGGCGGAGCCCAGGAAATCAACTACCACTCCATGGGCAGCTTCGATGGCTTAAGCACCTTCTCTACGCGTGAGGCAGAGCCGGAAAAGGCATCGCGGCCTTTTGATAAAAGCAGGGATGGCTTGATTCCCAGCGGTGGCGGTGCAACGGTGATCATCGAAAGCTATGAGTCGGCCAAAAGAAGAGGGGCCACTATTTTAGGAGAAATCATTGCGTATGGTTTTTCTTCGAATGGCGATCACATTTCGGCACCTAACGTAGCCGGGCCTACCAAATCACTGGAGATGGCCCTTAAGCAGGCTGACCTAAGGGCCAGTGATGTGCAGTATATCAATGCGCATGCCACCTCTACCATTGCCGGCGATGTTAGCGAAGGCAAGGCTATTCTGAATGTTTTCGGAGATAGCCGCCCGCTCATCAGCTCTACCAAATCCATGACCGGCCATGAAATGTGGATGGCCGGTGCCAGTGAAATTGTTTATTCCATGCTGATGATGCAGAACGGGTTTGTGGCACCAAACATCAACCTGGAGAATCCGGAAGAGGAGCTCTTAGGGTTGAATTTTGCCCATAATGTGGTGGAAAAGAATATAAATGTGTTTCTTTCCAATTCATTTGGGTTTGGAGGCACTAATTCCTCCTTAATTGTAAGAAAAGTATAA
- a CDS encoding 3-oxoacyl-ACP reductase (COG1028 Dehydrogenases with different specificities (related to short-chain alcohol dehydrogenases)) — protein sequence MKYALVTGGSRGIGRAVSLELADQGFNILINYLSNQNAALETQQLVEEKGVKAELLKFDVSNREEVRQALTNWYTTHTNDTLEVLVNNSGIRKDNLMIWMQDEEWDSVISTSLGGFYNVTKQVLPEIIKGKSGRIINIVSLSGLKGLPGQTNYSAAKAAVIGATKALAQEVGRRNITVNAVAPGFIRTEMTEGIDEKEYKANIPLRRFGTAEEVAALVGFLASPAASYITGEVISINGGLY from the coding sequence ATGAAATACGCACTGGTTACGGGAGGGTCCCGTGGAATTGGCAGAGCGGTAAGTTTAGAGCTTGCTGATCAGGGGTTTAACATCCTTATCAATTATCTCTCAAATCAGAATGCCGCCCTGGAAACACAGCAGTTGGTAGAAGAAAAAGGAGTTAAGGCAGAATTGCTGAAATTCGATGTGTCCAATCGGGAAGAGGTGCGTCAGGCGTTAACAAATTGGTACACTACGCATACCAACGATACCCTTGAAGTGCTGGTGAATAATTCAGGAATCAGAAAAGATAACCTGATGATCTGGATGCAGGATGAGGAATGGGACAGTGTGATCAGTACCAGCCTGGGTGGTTTCTATAACGTAACAAAGCAGGTGCTTCCGGAAATCATAAAAGGCAAGAGTGGCAGAATCATCAACATTGTGTCGCTTTCCGGATTAAAGGGGCTCCCTGGCCAAACTAACTATTCTGCCGCCAAGGCTGCCGTGATTGGTGCTACCAAGGCCCTGGCACAGGAGGTTGGGCGTAGAAATATAACTGTAAATGCAGTGGCACCAGGTTTTATCAGAACCGAAATGACTGAAGGCATAGACGAAAAAGAATATAAGGCAAACATTCCGTTACGACGATTTGGTACTGCAGAAGAAGTAGCAGCGCTGGTAGGTTTTCTGGCATCGCCTGCAGCTTCTTATATAACCGGAGAAGTGATTTCCATTAATGGAGGCTTGTATTAA
- a CDS encoding histidine ammonia-lyase (COG2986 Histidine ammonia-lyase): MHKTVIISYTKMVRIGFASLELADIEKVILGEKVEIPAETRSRVEESFNFLKEFSRNKIIYGINTGFGPMAQYQIEASEQIQLQYNLIRSHASGSSNYLSKPYVKASMLARLNTLSLGYSGIHTSALEVLAALINHDVTPLIFEHGGVGASGDLVQLAHLALVMIGEGEVEYQGHVRPTQEVFAELGIAPMKISLREGLGVMNGTSVMTGIGLVNSIFASRAIEWSIMATTMICEMVDAYDDYFSRELNQSKKHRGQQEVARLIKQNLDESRYIRKREQQLYTKLSDEKVLLDKVQEYYSIRCVPQIAGAILETVQQCQKLLVEEANSANDNPIVDVKSRNVLHGGNFHGDYVSFEMDKLKIAITKLSMLAERQLNFLMNPKLNGILPPFVNLGKLGFNFGMQGIQFTATSTTAENQMLSNPMYVHSIPNNNDNQDIVSMGTNAALCAKKVIENTYEVLAIELVTIVQALDYLQKTEGLSAQSRHAYSSIRSIVPTFVEDYPVYRDMAKVKQYLMENSPFAT; this comes from the coding sequence TTGCATAAAACCGTAATTATCAGTTATACCAAAATGGTCCGGATTGGATTTGCATCTTTAGAACTTGCCGATATAGAAAAAGTAATCTTAGGAGAAAAGGTTGAGATTCCTGCTGAAACCCGAAGTAGGGTGGAGGAGAGTTTTAACTTCCTGAAAGAGTTCTCCAGAAATAAGATTATTTATGGAATCAATACCGGCTTTGGACCGATGGCTCAGTACCAGATTGAGGCATCGGAGCAAATTCAGCTGCAGTATAACCTGATCAGAAGCCATGCCTCCGGCAGCAGCAACTACCTAAGCAAGCCCTATGTAAAAGCAAGCATGCTTGCCCGGCTCAATACCCTTTCCCTGGGTTACTCTGGCATACACACCTCTGCACTGGAGGTGCTCGCAGCACTTATTAACCATGATGTAACCCCCCTGATCTTTGAACATGGCGGAGTAGGCGCCAGTGGCGACCTGGTACAGCTGGCACACCTGGCGCTTGTGATGATTGGCGAGGGCGAAGTGGAGTACCAGGGACATGTAAGGCCAACTCAGGAGGTTTTTGCTGAACTGGGTATAGCCCCCATGAAGATTAGCCTGCGTGAAGGCCTGGGTGTGATGAATGGCACCAGCGTAATGACGGGAATTGGCCTTGTGAATTCAATCTTTGCCAGTCGGGCCATTGAGTGGAGCATTATGGCTACCACCATGATCTGTGAAATGGTAGATGCCTACGACGACTACTTTTCCCGGGAGCTGAACCAGTCAAAAAAACACAGAGGCCAGCAGGAGGTTGCCCGTCTGATAAAACAAAATCTGGACGAGAGCCGGTACATACGCAAGCGTGAGCAGCAGCTATATACAAAACTTAGTGATGAAAAGGTGCTGCTGGATAAGGTGCAGGAGTATTATTCCATTCGTTGCGTACCACAGATTGCAGGCGCTATCCTGGAAACAGTGCAGCAGTGCCAGAAGCTCCTGGTAGAAGAAGCAAACTCGGCAAATGATAACCCGATTGTAGATGTAAAAAGCCGGAATGTACTACACGGCGGCAACTTTCACGGCGATTATGTGTCCTTCGAAATGGATAAGCTTAAGATTGCCATCACCAAGTTATCGATGCTGGCAGAACGGCAGCTTAACTTCCTGATGAATCCCAAGCTTAACGGCATATTACCCCCCTTCGTGAACCTGGGCAAGCTCGGATTTAATTTTGGTATGCAGGGCATTCAGTTTACGGCTACCTCTACTACTGCCGAAAACCAGATGCTTTCAAACCCCATGTACGTACACAGCATTCCAAACAATAACGATAACCAGGATATTGTAAGCATGGGCACTAATGCAGCCCTGTGTGCAAAAAAGGTAATCGAAAATACCTACGAAGTGCTGGCCATAGAGCTGGTCACCATTGTTCAGGCACTGGATTATTTGCAAAAAACAGAAGGATTGTCGGCCCAATCCAGGCATGCCTACAGCAGCATTCGCAGTATTGTGCCTACATTTGTGGAAGATTATCCTGTTTATCGGGATATGGCAAAAGTAAAACAATACCTGATGGAGAACAGTCCTTTTGCCACTTGA
- a CDS encoding monooxygenase FAD-binding protein (COG0644 Dehydrogenases (flavoproteins)), whose translation MFLCYILHQAAFKPLGKVFYFIILFIYFCLYKICRRYNYSPPLFISNNILVMNNYQHPEEHTDVLVIGAGPSGTVAASILRNAGYRVKIVEKQLFPRFVIGESLLPRCMDNLEYAGLLEAVKEGGFQKKFGAKFVRNGEACDFDFSEQYTKGWNWTWQVPRAQFDHLLAKETEKKGVTLEYEAEVVAVSFGEDGSSATTVRRKNGSRYTIAAKFMIDASGYGRVLPRLLDLNKPSDFPLRASFFCHMQDNKRPEGIDGNRITIVIYTQDVWIWIIPFSSGITSVGVVGTPETINRYEGTPDEQYQQWLNEVPELKNRFAGSERQFEPRKITGYSASVKQLWGKGYVLTGNSTEFLDPVFSSGVTLATESGATAAKLAVRQLGGETIDWEQEYAAYMKHGVDVFRTFVTTWYDGSLPKIFFSHESNPEIKRQMCSVLAGYVWDMNNPVVRKHERAVKALAQILN comes from the coding sequence TTGTTTTTATGTTATATATTACATCAGGCTGCCTTTAAGCCCTTAGGCAAAGTATTCTACTTTATCATCCTTTTTATTTACTTTTGTCTCTATAAAATCTGCCGAAGATACAATTACTCCCCTCCCCTTTTTATTTCTAACAATATATTGGTTATGAATAATTATCAACATCCGGAAGAGCATACAGATGTACTGGTGATTGGTGCAGGCCCCTCTGGTACTGTGGCGGCTTCTATCCTTAGAAATGCGGGTTACAGGGTCAAAATTGTAGAAAAACAGCTGTTCCCGCGTTTTGTTATCGGCGAAAGCCTGCTGCCCCGCTGCATGGATAACCTGGAATACGCCGGTTTACTGGAGGCTGTAAAAGAGGGCGGTTTTCAGAAAAAGTTCGGAGCCAAGTTTGTACGGAATGGAGAAGCATGCGATTTTGACTTCTCTGAACAATATACAAAAGGATGGAACTGGACCTGGCAGGTGCCCCGCGCCCAATTTGACCATCTGCTGGCCAAAGAGACAGAAAAGAAGGGTGTAACCCTGGAGTATGAAGCAGAGGTAGTAGCCGTCAGCTTTGGGGAAGATGGTTCCTCGGCCACTACGGTTCGCAGAAAAAACGGCTCCCGCTATACAATCGCTGCTAAGTTTATGATCGATGCCAGCGGTTATGGCCGTGTACTGCCACGCCTGCTGGACCTCAATAAACCTTCTGATTTCCCGCTACGCGCCTCCTTCTTCTGCCACATGCAGGACAACAAACGGCCGGAAGGCATCGATGGCAACCGCATTACCATTGTGATTTATACCCAGGATGTCTGGATCTGGATTATCCCCTTCTCCAGCGGCATTACTTCAGTGGGTGTGGTGGGTACCCCGGAGACGATTAACCGCTATGAAGGCACCCCTGATGAGCAGTACCAGCAGTGGCTGAATGAGGTACCGGAGCTTAAAAACCGCTTTGCCGGCAGCGAACGCCAGTTTGAGCCCCGTAAAATTACAGGTTATTCTGCATCTGTAAAGCAGCTGTGGGGAAAAGGATATGTACTAACCGGCAACAGCACCGAATTTCTGGATCCGGTTTTCTCTTCTGGTGTTACCCTTGCTACAGAATCTGGTGCTACGGCTGCTAAACTGGCGGTGCGTCAGCTGGGGGGTGAGACAATAGACTGGGAGCAGGAATACGCAGCCTATATGAAGCATGGTGTAGATGTGTTCAGAACCTTTGTAACCACCTGGTACGATGGTTCTTTACCTAAGATCTTCTTCAGCCACGAATCCAACCCTGAAATAAAACGCCAGATGTGCTCAGTGCTGGCGGGTTATGTATGGGATATGAATAACCCGGTTGTGCGCAAACACGAGCGGGCCGTAAAGGCCCTGGCGCAGATTCTGAATTAG
- a CDS encoding phenylacetate-coenzyme A ligase (COG1541 Coenzyme F390 synthetase) — protein MKLPPIEQAPVADIKNFQETALQKLVQYVHEKSPFYHNWFKQHGVDPASIRQLKDLQQIPPVSKTELQRYNQQFYCVPRSAIRDYSNTSGTEGEAVTIPLSENDLERLAYNEAISLACTGGSKEEVYQLTTTADRRFMAGLAYVMGARKLGAGMVRVGPGIPELQWKTIQEVNPSALIIVPSFLLKLIEWAEQHGIDYRNSSVRKAVCIGESIRNDDFSLNPLARRITEKWEIPLYSTYASTEMATAFTECEAGRGGHFHPELIITELLNENNQPVAPGEAGELTITTLGVEAMPLIRFKTGDICRRHEEACSCGRTTYRIGPVVGRKHQMIKYKGTTLYPPSLFNVLDHTPEVINYLVEVYSNEFGNDEVRIRYAAKAGFNEKQLADHFKTSVRVTPELIPSPQEELSRLMYPQMSRKPVKFLDKRVRVN, from the coding sequence ATGAAGCTACCCCCTATAGAACAGGCCCCCGTTGCTGATATCAAAAACTTTCAGGAGACAGCACTGCAAAAGCTAGTGCAGTATGTACATGAAAAATCTCCCTTCTATCACAACTGGTTTAAGCAGCATGGTGTAGATCCGGCCAGTATCAGGCAGCTAAAGGATCTGCAGCAGATACCTCCTGTTTCTAAAACAGAGCTGCAAAGGTATAACCAGCAGTTTTACTGTGTACCCCGCAGTGCCATTCGTGATTACAGCAATACCTCCGGTACCGAAGGAGAGGCAGTTACCATTCCCCTCTCTGAAAATGACCTGGAACGCCTGGCATATAATGAGGCCATTTCCCTGGCCTGTACCGGGGGCAGTAAGGAGGAGGTGTACCAGCTTACCACCACGGCAGATCGTCGCTTTATGGCCGGTCTGGCCTACGTAATGGGGGCTCGTAAGCTGGGTGCCGGCATGGTGCGGGTAGGTCCGGGCATACCAGAGTTGCAATGGAAAACCATACAGGAGGTAAATCCCTCGGCCCTGATTATAGTGCCTTCCTTTTTATTGAAACTGATCGAATGGGCCGAACAACATGGTATTGATTACCGGAATTCATCTGTTAGAAAGGCTGTCTGCATTGGCGAATCTATCCGCAACGATGATTTTAGCCTCAACCCCCTTGCCAGGCGCATTACGGAAAAGTGGGAAATCCCCTTATACTCCACTTATGCCTCTACCGAAATGGCCACTGCTTTTACCGAATGTGAGGCTGGCAGGGGCGGGCACTTCCACCCTGAGCTGATCATTACGGAACTGCTTAATGAAAATAACCAGCCCGTAGCCCCCGGCGAAGCAGGAGAACTTACCATTACCACCCTGGGGGTAGAGGCAATGCCGCTCATCAGGTTTAAAACTGGCGATATCTGCCGCAGGCATGAGGAAGCCTGCAGCTGTGGCAGAACCACCTATAGAATTGGCCCGGTGGTAGGGCGCAAGCACCAGATGATTAAATACAAAGGCACCACCCTGTATCCGCCATCGCTCTTCAATGTGCTGGACCATACGCCGGAGGTAATCAATTACCTGGTGGAGGTGTATTCAAATGAATTTGGCAATGATGAAGTAAGGATCAGGTATGCCGCCAAAGCTGGTTTTAATGAAAAACAGCTGGCCGATCACTTTAAAACCAGCGTGCGGGTAACTCCTGAATTGATACCAAGCCCGCAGGAAGAGCTTAGCAGGCTGATGTATCCGCAGATGAGCCGGAAGCCGGTAAAATTTCTGGATAAAAGAGTAAGGGTTAATTAG
- a CDS encoding holo-ACP synthase (COG0736 Phosphopantetheinyl transferase (holo-ACP synthase)), with product MISGTGIDIVEIDRIRESIEKNERFKSLVFSAEEIEYCEKQGAAYQSYAARFAAKEALFKALGTGWRGKLAFSEVSVENDQWGKPIIRLSGDTLKTVEALGSTNIHLSISHARAYATAVVIIEKLSQG from the coding sequence ATGATTAGCGGCACAGGGATCGATATCGTTGAAATAGACAGAATCAGGGAATCAATAGAAAAGAACGAGCGCTTCAAAAGCCTGGTTTTTTCTGCGGAAGAGATTGAGTACTGCGAAAAACAAGGCGCTGCTTACCAAAGCTATGCGGCCAGGTTTGCCGCCAAGGAAGCACTTTTCAAAGCCCTGGGTACTGGCTGGCGTGGCAAACTGGCATTCAGCGAAGTATCGGTAGAGAATGATCAGTGGGGAAAACCTATCATACGTCTCTCCGGCGATACCCTTAAAACAGTAGAGGCACTGGGCAGCACCAACATACATCTTTCCATTTCGCATGCCAGGGCATATGCCACTGCGGTTGTGATTATAGAAAAACTTAGCCAGGGATGA